In Neofelis nebulosa isolate mNeoNeb1 chromosome 10, mNeoNeb1.pri, whole genome shotgun sequence, one DNA window encodes the following:
- the GANAB gene encoding neutral alpha-glucosidase AB isoform X4, whose protein sequence is MAAVAAVAARRRRSWTGLVLTCLGVCLGVTLAVDRSNFKTCEESSFCKRQRSIRPGLSPYRALLDSLQLGPDALTVHLINEVTKVLLVLELQGLQKNMTRIRIDELEPRRPRYRVSDVLVTDPPTARLSVSGRDDNSVELTVAEGPYKIILTARPFRLDLLEDRSLLLSVNARGLLDFEHQRAPRVPQGSKDPAEGGGDQPEETPGDGDKAKETQGKAEKDEPGAWEETFKTHSDSKPYGPTSVGLDFSLPGMEHVYGIPEHAENLRLKVTEGGEPYRLYNLDVFQYELYNPMALYGSVPVLLAHSPHRDLGIFWLNAAETWVDISSNTAGKTLFGKMLDYLQGSGETPQTDVRWMSESGIIDVFLLLGPSVSDVFRQYASLTGTQALPPLFSLGYHQSRWNYRDEADVLEVDQGFDDHNLPCDVIWLDIEHADGKRYFTWDPSRFPQPLTMLEHLASKRRKLVTIVDPHIKVDSGYRVHEELQNRGLYVKTRDGSDYEGWCWPGAAGYPDFTNPTMRAWWANMFSFDNYEGSAPNLYVWNDMNEPSVFNGPEVTMLKDAQHYGGWEHRDVHNIYGFYVHMATAEGLVLRSGGLERPFVLSRAFFAGSQRFGAVWTGDNTAEWDHLKISIPMCLSLGLVGLSFCGADVGGFFKNPEPELLVRWYQMGAYQPFFRAHAHLDTGRREPWLLPTQYHDIIRDALGQRYSLLPFWYTLFYQAHREGIPVMRPLWVHYPQDVTTFSIDDQFLLGDALLVHPVSDSGAHGVQVYLPGQGEVWYDTQSYQKHYGPQTLYLPVTLSSIPVFQRGGTIIPRWMRVRRSSDCMKDDPITLFVALSPQGTAQGELFLDDGHTFNYQTRHEFLLRRFSFSGNTLVSSSADPRGHFETPIWIERVVIIGAGKPAAVVLQTKGSPESRLSFQHDPETSVLILRKPGISVASDWSIHLR, encoded by the exons ATGGCGGCGGTAGCGGCAGTGGCGGCGCGTAGGAGGCG GTCTTGGACAGGTTTGGTACTCACTTGTTTAGGTGTCTGTCTGGGAGTTACCCTTGCTGTGGATAGAAGCAACTTTAAGACCTGTGAAGAGAGCTCCTTCTGCAA GAGGCAACGGAGCATACGGCCAGGCCTCTCTCCGTACCGAGCCTTGCTGGATTCTCTGCAACTTGGTCCTGATGCCCTCACAGTCCATCTGATCAACGAGGTCACCAAG GTGTTGCTGGTGCTGGAGCTCCAAGGGCTTCAAAAGAACATGACTCGGATCAGGATTGATGAACTGGAGCCCCGGCGGCCCCGATACCGGGTGTCAGATGTGTTGGTGACTGATCCCCCTACAGCTCG GCTTTCTGTCTCTGGCCGTGACGACAACAGCGTGGAGCTTACTGTGGCTGAGGGACCCTATAAAATCATCTTGACGGCGCGGCCGTTCCGCCTTGACCTGCTAGAGGACCGCAGCCTTCTGCTCAGTGTCAATGCCCGAGGACTCTTGGATTTTGAGCACCAGAGGGCCCCCAGGGTCCC GCAAGGATCAAAAGACCCAGCTGAGGGTGGTGGGGACCAGCCCGAGGAAACGCCTGGGGACGGTGACAAGGCAA AGGAGAcccaggggaaggcagagaaagatgagCCAGGAGCCTGGGAGGAGACATTCAAAACCCACTCTGACAGCAAGCCATATG gCCCCACGTCTGTGGGTTTGGACTTCTCTCTGCCAGGCATGGAGCATGTGTATGGGATCCCTGAGCATGCTGAAAACCTGCGGCTGAAGGTCACTGA GGGTGGGGAGCCGTATCGCCTCTACAATTTGGATGTATTCCAGTATGAGCTCTACAACCCCATGGCCTTGTATGGGTCTGTGCCTGTGCTCCTGGCACACAGCCCTCACCGAGACTTGGGCATCTTCTGGCTCAATGCCGCAGAGACCTGGGTTGACATATCTTCTAACACTGCAGGGAAG ACCCTGTTTGGGAAGATGCTAGACTACCTGCAGGGCTCTGGGGAGACCCCACAGACAGATGTCCGCTGGATGTCAGAGAGTGGCATCATTGATGTCTTCCTGCTGCTTGGGCCCTCCGTGTCTGACGTGTTCCGGCAGTATGCCAGCCTCACAG GGACCCAGGCATTGCCCCCGCTCTTCTCCCTCGGCTACCACCAGAGCCGCTGGAACTATCGGGATGAGGCCGATGTGCTGGAAGTCGATCAGGGCTTCGATGATCACAACCTGCCCTGTGATGTCATTTGGCTGGACATCGAGCATGCTGATGGCAAGCGGTACTTCACCTGGGATCCCAGCCGTTTCCCCCAGCCCCTTACCATGCTCGAACACTTGGCCTCCAAGAGGCGGAAG CTGGTGACCATCGTGGACCCCCACATCAAGGTGGACTCCGGCTACCGCGTACACGAAGAGTTGCAGAACCGGGGTCTGTATGTCAAAACCCGGGATGGCTCTGACTACGAGGGCTGGTGCTGGCCAG GCGCAGCTGGTTACCCTGACTTTACCAATCCCACGATGAGGGCCTGGTGGGCTAACATGTTCAGCTTTGACAATTATGAG GGCTCAGCTCCCAACCTCTATGTCTGGAATGATATGAACGAACCATCTGTGTTCAATGGTCCTGAGGTTACCATGCTCAAGGATGCGCAACATTATGGGGGCTGGGAGCACCGAGACGTGCATAACATCTATGGCTTCTATGTG CACATGGCGACTGCGGAGGGGCTTGTGCTGCGCTCTGGGGGCCTAGAGCGCCCCTTTGTCCTGAGCAGGGCTTTCTTCGCCGGCTCCCAGCGTTTCG GAGCTGTGTGGACAGGGGACAACACTGCTGAATGGGACCATTTGAAGATCTCTATCCCTATGTGTCTCAGCTTGGGGCTGGTGGGACTTTCCTTCTGCGGAG CGGATGTGGGCGGTTTCTTCAAAAATCCAGAGCCAGAGCTCCTTGTGCGCTGGTACCAGATGGGTGCCTACCAGCCATTCTTCCGGGCACACGCACACTTGGACACTGGGCGGCGAGAGCCCTGGCTCTTACCTACTCAGTACCATGACATAATCCGAGATGCCTTGGGCCAGCGGTATTCCTTGCTGCCCTTCTGGTACACTCTCTTCTATCAGGCTCATCGCGAAGGCATTCCTGTCATGAG GCCCCTGTGGGTGCATTATCCTCAGGATGTGACCACCTTCAGTATAGATGATCAGTTCCTGCTTG GGGATGCGTTACTGGTTCACCCCGTATCAGACTCCGGGGCTCATGGCGTGCAGGTCTATCTGCCTGGCCAAGGGGAG GTGTGGTATGACACTCAGAGCTACCAGAAGCACTATGGTCCCCAGACCCTGTACCTGCCTGTCACTCTAAGCAGT ATCCCCGTGTTCCAGCGTGGAGGGACCATTATCCCCCGATGGATGCGGGTGCGGCGCTCTTCCGACTGCATGAAGGATGACCCCATCACTCTTTTCGTTGCTCTCAGTCCCCAG GGTACCGCCCAAGGAGAGCTGTTTCTAGATGATGGGCACACGTTCAACTATCAGACTCGCCATGAGTTCCTGCTACGTCGGTTCTCATTCTCTGGCAACACCCTGGTCTCCAG CTCAGCAGACCCCAGAGGCCACTTTGAGACAC
- the GANAB gene encoding neutral alpha-glucosidase AB isoform X1 codes for MAAVAAVAARRRRSWTGLVLTCLGVCLGVTLAVDRSNFKTCEESSFCKRQRSIRPGLSPYRALLDSLQLGPDALTVHLINEVTKVLLVLELQGLQKNMTRIRIDELEPRRPRYRVSDVLVTDPPTARLSVSGRDDNSVELTVAEGPYKIILTARPFRLDLLEDRSLLLSVNARGLLDFEHQRAPRVPFSDKVSVTLGSIWDKIKNLFSRQGSKDPAEGGGDQPEETPGDGDKPEETQGKAEKDEPGAWEETFKTHSDSKPYGPTSVGLDFSLPGMEHVYGIPEHAENLRLKVTEGGEPYRLYNLDVFQYELYNPMALYGSVPVLLAHSPHRDLGIFWLNAAETWVDISSNTAGKTLFGKMLDYLQGSGETPQTDVRWMSESGIIDVFLLLGPSVSDVFRQYASLTGTQALPPLFSLGYHQSRWNYRDEADVLEVDQGFDDHNLPCDVIWLDIEHADGKRYFTWDPSRFPQPLTMLEHLASKRRKLVTIVDPHIKVDSGYRVHEELQNRGLYVKTRDGSDYEGWCWPGAAGYPDFTNPTMRAWWANMFSFDNYEGSAPNLYVWNDMNEPSVFNGPEVTMLKDAQHYGGWEHRDVHNIYGFYVHMATAEGLVLRSGGLERPFVLSRAFFAGSQRFGAVWTGDNTAEWDHLKISIPMCLSLGLVGLSFCGADVGGFFKNPEPELLVRWYQMGAYQPFFRAHAHLDTGRREPWLLPTQYHDIIRDALGQRYSLLPFWYTLFYQAHREGIPVMRPLWVHYPQDVTTFSIDDQFLLGDALLVHPVSDSGAHGVQVYLPGQGEVWYDTQSYQKHYGPQTLYLPVTLSSIPVFQRGGTIIPRWMRVRRSSDCMKDDPITLFVALSPQGTAQGELFLDDGHTFNYQTRHEFLLRRFSFSGNTLVSSSADPRGHFETPIWIERVVIIGAGKPAAVVLQTKGSPESRLSFQHDPETSVLILRKPGISVASDWSIHLR; via the exons ATGGCGGCGGTAGCGGCAGTGGCGGCGCGTAGGAGGCG GTCTTGGACAGGTTTGGTACTCACTTGTTTAGGTGTCTGTCTGGGAGTTACCCTTGCTGTGGATAGAAGCAACTTTAAGACCTGTGAAGAGAGCTCCTTCTGCAA GAGGCAACGGAGCATACGGCCAGGCCTCTCTCCGTACCGAGCCTTGCTGGATTCTCTGCAACTTGGTCCTGATGCCCTCACAGTCCATCTGATCAACGAGGTCACCAAG GTGTTGCTGGTGCTGGAGCTCCAAGGGCTTCAAAAGAACATGACTCGGATCAGGATTGATGAACTGGAGCCCCGGCGGCCCCGATACCGGGTGTCAGATGTGTTGGTGACTGATCCCCCTACAGCTCG GCTTTCTGTCTCTGGCCGTGACGACAACAGCGTGGAGCTTACTGTGGCTGAGGGACCCTATAAAATCATCTTGACGGCGCGGCCGTTCCGCCTTGACCTGCTAGAGGACCGCAGCCTTCTGCTCAGTGTCAATGCCCGAGGACTCTTGGATTTTGAGCACCAGAGGGCCCCCAGGGTCCC TTTCTCGGATAAAGTTAGTGTCACGCTCGGTAGCATTTGGGATAAGATCAAGAACCTTTTCTCTAG GCAAGGATCAAAAGACCCAGCTGAGGGTGGTGGGGACCAGCCCGAGGAAACGCCTGGGGACGGTGACAAG CCAGAGGAGAcccaggggaaggcagagaaagatgagCCAGGAGCCTGGGAGGAGACATTCAAAACCCACTCTGACAGCAAGCCATATG gCCCCACGTCTGTGGGTTTGGACTTCTCTCTGCCAGGCATGGAGCATGTGTATGGGATCCCTGAGCATGCTGAAAACCTGCGGCTGAAGGTCACTGA GGGTGGGGAGCCGTATCGCCTCTACAATTTGGATGTATTCCAGTATGAGCTCTACAACCCCATGGCCTTGTATGGGTCTGTGCCTGTGCTCCTGGCACACAGCCCTCACCGAGACTTGGGCATCTTCTGGCTCAATGCCGCAGAGACCTGGGTTGACATATCTTCTAACACTGCAGGGAAG ACCCTGTTTGGGAAGATGCTAGACTACCTGCAGGGCTCTGGGGAGACCCCACAGACAGATGTCCGCTGGATGTCAGAGAGTGGCATCATTGATGTCTTCCTGCTGCTTGGGCCCTCCGTGTCTGACGTGTTCCGGCAGTATGCCAGCCTCACAG GGACCCAGGCATTGCCCCCGCTCTTCTCCCTCGGCTACCACCAGAGCCGCTGGAACTATCGGGATGAGGCCGATGTGCTGGAAGTCGATCAGGGCTTCGATGATCACAACCTGCCCTGTGATGTCATTTGGCTGGACATCGAGCATGCTGATGGCAAGCGGTACTTCACCTGGGATCCCAGCCGTTTCCCCCAGCCCCTTACCATGCTCGAACACTTGGCCTCCAAGAGGCGGAAG CTGGTGACCATCGTGGACCCCCACATCAAGGTGGACTCCGGCTACCGCGTACACGAAGAGTTGCAGAACCGGGGTCTGTATGTCAAAACCCGGGATGGCTCTGACTACGAGGGCTGGTGCTGGCCAG GCGCAGCTGGTTACCCTGACTTTACCAATCCCACGATGAGGGCCTGGTGGGCTAACATGTTCAGCTTTGACAATTATGAG GGCTCAGCTCCCAACCTCTATGTCTGGAATGATATGAACGAACCATCTGTGTTCAATGGTCCTGAGGTTACCATGCTCAAGGATGCGCAACATTATGGGGGCTGGGAGCACCGAGACGTGCATAACATCTATGGCTTCTATGTG CACATGGCGACTGCGGAGGGGCTTGTGCTGCGCTCTGGGGGCCTAGAGCGCCCCTTTGTCCTGAGCAGGGCTTTCTTCGCCGGCTCCCAGCGTTTCG GAGCTGTGTGGACAGGGGACAACACTGCTGAATGGGACCATTTGAAGATCTCTATCCCTATGTGTCTCAGCTTGGGGCTGGTGGGACTTTCCTTCTGCGGAG CGGATGTGGGCGGTTTCTTCAAAAATCCAGAGCCAGAGCTCCTTGTGCGCTGGTACCAGATGGGTGCCTACCAGCCATTCTTCCGGGCACACGCACACTTGGACACTGGGCGGCGAGAGCCCTGGCTCTTACCTACTCAGTACCATGACATAATCCGAGATGCCTTGGGCCAGCGGTATTCCTTGCTGCCCTTCTGGTACACTCTCTTCTATCAGGCTCATCGCGAAGGCATTCCTGTCATGAG GCCCCTGTGGGTGCATTATCCTCAGGATGTGACCACCTTCAGTATAGATGATCAGTTCCTGCTTG GGGATGCGTTACTGGTTCACCCCGTATCAGACTCCGGGGCTCATGGCGTGCAGGTCTATCTGCCTGGCCAAGGGGAG GTGTGGTATGACACTCAGAGCTACCAGAAGCACTATGGTCCCCAGACCCTGTACCTGCCTGTCACTCTAAGCAGT ATCCCCGTGTTCCAGCGTGGAGGGACCATTATCCCCCGATGGATGCGGGTGCGGCGCTCTTCCGACTGCATGAAGGATGACCCCATCACTCTTTTCGTTGCTCTCAGTCCCCAG GGTACCGCCCAAGGAGAGCTGTTTCTAGATGATGGGCACACGTTCAACTATCAGACTCGCCATGAGTTCCTGCTACGTCGGTTCTCATTCTCTGGCAACACCCTGGTCTCCAG CTCAGCAGACCCCAGAGGCCACTTTGAGACAC
- the GANAB gene encoding neutral alpha-glucosidase AB isoform X3, with product MAAVAAVAARRRRSWTGLVLTCLGVCLGVTLAVDRSNFKTCEESSFCKRQRSIRPGLSPYRALLDSLQLGPDALTVHLINEVTKVLLVLELQGLQKNMTRIRIDELEPRRPRYRVSDVLVTDPPTARLSVSGRDDNSVELTVAEGPYKIILTARPFRLDLLEDRSLLLSVNARGLLDFEHQRAPRVPQGSKDPAEGGGDQPEETPGDGDKPEETQGKAEKDEPGAWEETFKTHSDSKPYGPTSVGLDFSLPGMEHVYGIPEHAENLRLKVTEGGEPYRLYNLDVFQYELYNPMALYGSVPVLLAHSPHRDLGIFWLNAAETWVDISSNTAGKTLFGKMLDYLQGSGETPQTDVRWMSESGIIDVFLLLGPSVSDVFRQYASLTGTQALPPLFSLGYHQSRWNYRDEADVLEVDQGFDDHNLPCDVIWLDIEHADGKRYFTWDPSRFPQPLTMLEHLASKRRKLVTIVDPHIKVDSGYRVHEELQNRGLYVKTRDGSDYEGWCWPGAAGYPDFTNPTMRAWWANMFSFDNYEGSAPNLYVWNDMNEPSVFNGPEVTMLKDAQHYGGWEHRDVHNIYGFYVHMATAEGLVLRSGGLERPFVLSRAFFAGSQRFGAVWTGDNTAEWDHLKISIPMCLSLGLVGLSFCGADVGGFFKNPEPELLVRWYQMGAYQPFFRAHAHLDTGRREPWLLPTQYHDIIRDALGQRYSLLPFWYTLFYQAHREGIPVMRPLWVHYPQDVTTFSIDDQFLLGDALLVHPVSDSGAHGVQVYLPGQGEVWYDTQSYQKHYGPQTLYLPVTLSSIPVFQRGGTIIPRWMRVRRSSDCMKDDPITLFVALSPQGTAQGELFLDDGHTFNYQTRHEFLLRRFSFSGNTLVSSSADPRGHFETPIWIERVVIIGAGKPAAVVLQTKGSPESRLSFQHDPETSVLILRKPGISVASDWSIHLR from the exons ATGGCGGCGGTAGCGGCAGTGGCGGCGCGTAGGAGGCG GTCTTGGACAGGTTTGGTACTCACTTGTTTAGGTGTCTGTCTGGGAGTTACCCTTGCTGTGGATAGAAGCAACTTTAAGACCTGTGAAGAGAGCTCCTTCTGCAA GAGGCAACGGAGCATACGGCCAGGCCTCTCTCCGTACCGAGCCTTGCTGGATTCTCTGCAACTTGGTCCTGATGCCCTCACAGTCCATCTGATCAACGAGGTCACCAAG GTGTTGCTGGTGCTGGAGCTCCAAGGGCTTCAAAAGAACATGACTCGGATCAGGATTGATGAACTGGAGCCCCGGCGGCCCCGATACCGGGTGTCAGATGTGTTGGTGACTGATCCCCCTACAGCTCG GCTTTCTGTCTCTGGCCGTGACGACAACAGCGTGGAGCTTACTGTGGCTGAGGGACCCTATAAAATCATCTTGACGGCGCGGCCGTTCCGCCTTGACCTGCTAGAGGACCGCAGCCTTCTGCTCAGTGTCAATGCCCGAGGACTCTTGGATTTTGAGCACCAGAGGGCCCCCAGGGTCCC GCAAGGATCAAAAGACCCAGCTGAGGGTGGTGGGGACCAGCCCGAGGAAACGCCTGGGGACGGTGACAAG CCAGAGGAGAcccaggggaaggcagagaaagatgagCCAGGAGCCTGGGAGGAGACATTCAAAACCCACTCTGACAGCAAGCCATATG gCCCCACGTCTGTGGGTTTGGACTTCTCTCTGCCAGGCATGGAGCATGTGTATGGGATCCCTGAGCATGCTGAAAACCTGCGGCTGAAGGTCACTGA GGGTGGGGAGCCGTATCGCCTCTACAATTTGGATGTATTCCAGTATGAGCTCTACAACCCCATGGCCTTGTATGGGTCTGTGCCTGTGCTCCTGGCACACAGCCCTCACCGAGACTTGGGCATCTTCTGGCTCAATGCCGCAGAGACCTGGGTTGACATATCTTCTAACACTGCAGGGAAG ACCCTGTTTGGGAAGATGCTAGACTACCTGCAGGGCTCTGGGGAGACCCCACAGACAGATGTCCGCTGGATGTCAGAGAGTGGCATCATTGATGTCTTCCTGCTGCTTGGGCCCTCCGTGTCTGACGTGTTCCGGCAGTATGCCAGCCTCACAG GGACCCAGGCATTGCCCCCGCTCTTCTCCCTCGGCTACCACCAGAGCCGCTGGAACTATCGGGATGAGGCCGATGTGCTGGAAGTCGATCAGGGCTTCGATGATCACAACCTGCCCTGTGATGTCATTTGGCTGGACATCGAGCATGCTGATGGCAAGCGGTACTTCACCTGGGATCCCAGCCGTTTCCCCCAGCCCCTTACCATGCTCGAACACTTGGCCTCCAAGAGGCGGAAG CTGGTGACCATCGTGGACCCCCACATCAAGGTGGACTCCGGCTACCGCGTACACGAAGAGTTGCAGAACCGGGGTCTGTATGTCAAAACCCGGGATGGCTCTGACTACGAGGGCTGGTGCTGGCCAG GCGCAGCTGGTTACCCTGACTTTACCAATCCCACGATGAGGGCCTGGTGGGCTAACATGTTCAGCTTTGACAATTATGAG GGCTCAGCTCCCAACCTCTATGTCTGGAATGATATGAACGAACCATCTGTGTTCAATGGTCCTGAGGTTACCATGCTCAAGGATGCGCAACATTATGGGGGCTGGGAGCACCGAGACGTGCATAACATCTATGGCTTCTATGTG CACATGGCGACTGCGGAGGGGCTTGTGCTGCGCTCTGGGGGCCTAGAGCGCCCCTTTGTCCTGAGCAGGGCTTTCTTCGCCGGCTCCCAGCGTTTCG GAGCTGTGTGGACAGGGGACAACACTGCTGAATGGGACCATTTGAAGATCTCTATCCCTATGTGTCTCAGCTTGGGGCTGGTGGGACTTTCCTTCTGCGGAG CGGATGTGGGCGGTTTCTTCAAAAATCCAGAGCCAGAGCTCCTTGTGCGCTGGTACCAGATGGGTGCCTACCAGCCATTCTTCCGGGCACACGCACACTTGGACACTGGGCGGCGAGAGCCCTGGCTCTTACCTACTCAGTACCATGACATAATCCGAGATGCCTTGGGCCAGCGGTATTCCTTGCTGCCCTTCTGGTACACTCTCTTCTATCAGGCTCATCGCGAAGGCATTCCTGTCATGAG GCCCCTGTGGGTGCATTATCCTCAGGATGTGACCACCTTCAGTATAGATGATCAGTTCCTGCTTG GGGATGCGTTACTGGTTCACCCCGTATCAGACTCCGGGGCTCATGGCGTGCAGGTCTATCTGCCTGGCCAAGGGGAG GTGTGGTATGACACTCAGAGCTACCAGAAGCACTATGGTCCCCAGACCCTGTACCTGCCTGTCACTCTAAGCAGT ATCCCCGTGTTCCAGCGTGGAGGGACCATTATCCCCCGATGGATGCGGGTGCGGCGCTCTTCCGACTGCATGAAGGATGACCCCATCACTCTTTTCGTTGCTCTCAGTCCCCAG GGTACCGCCCAAGGAGAGCTGTTTCTAGATGATGGGCACACGTTCAACTATCAGACTCGCCATGAGTTCCTGCTACGTCGGTTCTCATTCTCTGGCAACACCCTGGTCTCCAG CTCAGCAGACCCCAGAGGCCACTTTGAGACAC
- the GANAB gene encoding neutral alpha-glucosidase AB isoform X2, whose amino-acid sequence MAAVAAVAARRRRSWTGLVLTCLGVCLGVTLAVDRSNFKTCEESSFCKRQRSIRPGLSPYRALLDSLQLGPDALTVHLINEVTKVLLVLELQGLQKNMTRIRIDELEPRRPRYRVSDVLVTDPPTARLSVSGRDDNSVELTVAEGPYKIILTARPFRLDLLEDRSLLLSVNARGLLDFEHQRAPRVPFSDKVSVTLGSIWDKIKNLFSRQGSKDPAEGGGDQPEETPGDGDKAKETQGKAEKDEPGAWEETFKTHSDSKPYGPTSVGLDFSLPGMEHVYGIPEHAENLRLKVTEGGEPYRLYNLDVFQYELYNPMALYGSVPVLLAHSPHRDLGIFWLNAAETWVDISSNTAGKTLFGKMLDYLQGSGETPQTDVRWMSESGIIDVFLLLGPSVSDVFRQYASLTGTQALPPLFSLGYHQSRWNYRDEADVLEVDQGFDDHNLPCDVIWLDIEHADGKRYFTWDPSRFPQPLTMLEHLASKRRKLVTIVDPHIKVDSGYRVHEELQNRGLYVKTRDGSDYEGWCWPGAAGYPDFTNPTMRAWWANMFSFDNYEGSAPNLYVWNDMNEPSVFNGPEVTMLKDAQHYGGWEHRDVHNIYGFYVHMATAEGLVLRSGGLERPFVLSRAFFAGSQRFGAVWTGDNTAEWDHLKISIPMCLSLGLVGLSFCGADVGGFFKNPEPELLVRWYQMGAYQPFFRAHAHLDTGRREPWLLPTQYHDIIRDALGQRYSLLPFWYTLFYQAHREGIPVMRPLWVHYPQDVTTFSIDDQFLLGDALLVHPVSDSGAHGVQVYLPGQGEVWYDTQSYQKHYGPQTLYLPVTLSSIPVFQRGGTIIPRWMRVRRSSDCMKDDPITLFVALSPQGTAQGELFLDDGHTFNYQTRHEFLLRRFSFSGNTLVSSSADPRGHFETPIWIERVVIIGAGKPAAVVLQTKGSPESRLSFQHDPETSVLILRKPGISVASDWSIHLR is encoded by the exons ATGGCGGCGGTAGCGGCAGTGGCGGCGCGTAGGAGGCG GTCTTGGACAGGTTTGGTACTCACTTGTTTAGGTGTCTGTCTGGGAGTTACCCTTGCTGTGGATAGAAGCAACTTTAAGACCTGTGAAGAGAGCTCCTTCTGCAA GAGGCAACGGAGCATACGGCCAGGCCTCTCTCCGTACCGAGCCTTGCTGGATTCTCTGCAACTTGGTCCTGATGCCCTCACAGTCCATCTGATCAACGAGGTCACCAAG GTGTTGCTGGTGCTGGAGCTCCAAGGGCTTCAAAAGAACATGACTCGGATCAGGATTGATGAACTGGAGCCCCGGCGGCCCCGATACCGGGTGTCAGATGTGTTGGTGACTGATCCCCCTACAGCTCG GCTTTCTGTCTCTGGCCGTGACGACAACAGCGTGGAGCTTACTGTGGCTGAGGGACCCTATAAAATCATCTTGACGGCGCGGCCGTTCCGCCTTGACCTGCTAGAGGACCGCAGCCTTCTGCTCAGTGTCAATGCCCGAGGACTCTTGGATTTTGAGCACCAGAGGGCCCCCAGGGTCCC TTTCTCGGATAAAGTTAGTGTCACGCTCGGTAGCATTTGGGATAAGATCAAGAACCTTTTCTCTAG GCAAGGATCAAAAGACCCAGCTGAGGGTGGTGGGGACCAGCCCGAGGAAACGCCTGGGGACGGTGACAAGGCAA AGGAGAcccaggggaaggcagagaaagatgagCCAGGAGCCTGGGAGGAGACATTCAAAACCCACTCTGACAGCAAGCCATATG gCCCCACGTCTGTGGGTTTGGACTTCTCTCTGCCAGGCATGGAGCATGTGTATGGGATCCCTGAGCATGCTGAAAACCTGCGGCTGAAGGTCACTGA GGGTGGGGAGCCGTATCGCCTCTACAATTTGGATGTATTCCAGTATGAGCTCTACAACCCCATGGCCTTGTATGGGTCTGTGCCTGTGCTCCTGGCACACAGCCCTCACCGAGACTTGGGCATCTTCTGGCTCAATGCCGCAGAGACCTGGGTTGACATATCTTCTAACACTGCAGGGAAG ACCCTGTTTGGGAAGATGCTAGACTACCTGCAGGGCTCTGGGGAGACCCCACAGACAGATGTCCGCTGGATGTCAGAGAGTGGCATCATTGATGTCTTCCTGCTGCTTGGGCCCTCCGTGTCTGACGTGTTCCGGCAGTATGCCAGCCTCACAG GGACCCAGGCATTGCCCCCGCTCTTCTCCCTCGGCTACCACCAGAGCCGCTGGAACTATCGGGATGAGGCCGATGTGCTGGAAGTCGATCAGGGCTTCGATGATCACAACCTGCCCTGTGATGTCATTTGGCTGGACATCGAGCATGCTGATGGCAAGCGGTACTTCACCTGGGATCCCAGCCGTTTCCCCCAGCCCCTTACCATGCTCGAACACTTGGCCTCCAAGAGGCGGAAG CTGGTGACCATCGTGGACCCCCACATCAAGGTGGACTCCGGCTACCGCGTACACGAAGAGTTGCAGAACCGGGGTCTGTATGTCAAAACCCGGGATGGCTCTGACTACGAGGGCTGGTGCTGGCCAG GCGCAGCTGGTTACCCTGACTTTACCAATCCCACGATGAGGGCCTGGTGGGCTAACATGTTCAGCTTTGACAATTATGAG GGCTCAGCTCCCAACCTCTATGTCTGGAATGATATGAACGAACCATCTGTGTTCAATGGTCCTGAGGTTACCATGCTCAAGGATGCGCAACATTATGGGGGCTGGGAGCACCGAGACGTGCATAACATCTATGGCTTCTATGTG CACATGGCGACTGCGGAGGGGCTTGTGCTGCGCTCTGGGGGCCTAGAGCGCCCCTTTGTCCTGAGCAGGGCTTTCTTCGCCGGCTCCCAGCGTTTCG GAGCTGTGTGGACAGGGGACAACACTGCTGAATGGGACCATTTGAAGATCTCTATCCCTATGTGTCTCAGCTTGGGGCTGGTGGGACTTTCCTTCTGCGGAG CGGATGTGGGCGGTTTCTTCAAAAATCCAGAGCCAGAGCTCCTTGTGCGCTGGTACCAGATGGGTGCCTACCAGCCATTCTTCCGGGCACACGCACACTTGGACACTGGGCGGCGAGAGCCCTGGCTCTTACCTACTCAGTACCATGACATAATCCGAGATGCCTTGGGCCAGCGGTATTCCTTGCTGCCCTTCTGGTACACTCTCTTCTATCAGGCTCATCGCGAAGGCATTCCTGTCATGAG GCCCCTGTGGGTGCATTATCCTCAGGATGTGACCACCTTCAGTATAGATGATCAGTTCCTGCTTG GGGATGCGTTACTGGTTCACCCCGTATCAGACTCCGGGGCTCATGGCGTGCAGGTCTATCTGCCTGGCCAAGGGGAG GTGTGGTATGACACTCAGAGCTACCAGAAGCACTATGGTCCCCAGACCCTGTACCTGCCTGTCACTCTAAGCAGT ATCCCCGTGTTCCAGCGTGGAGGGACCATTATCCCCCGATGGATGCGGGTGCGGCGCTCTTCCGACTGCATGAAGGATGACCCCATCACTCTTTTCGTTGCTCTCAGTCCCCAG GGTACCGCCCAAGGAGAGCTGTTTCTAGATGATGGGCACACGTTCAACTATCAGACTCGCCATGAGTTCCTGCTACGTCGGTTCTCATTCTCTGGCAACACCCTGGTCTCCAG CTCAGCAGACCCCAGAGGCCACTTTGAGACAC